Genomic DNA from Streptomyces sp. GS7:
GGCACCCGGTGTCCGCCGGCTGCGCGCCGCGCTGGAGGACCGGCTCCGGCGGGCGCTGCTGTCCGCCCGCGACCCCGACCAGCTGCGCATCTGGTCGCGGACCCCTTGGGGCGAGCACGACCTGGAGATCTGGGAAGCCCTGGTGGACGCCCTGCCGGAGCGCTCCCCGGCACGCACCGCGTCCCGTGCCACGGCGGGACGGCTGCGCACCGCCTACGGCCTGGCGGGCGGATCGTAGAACGCACCCACCGCCGGGCCCGTCCTCCCCCGGAGCCGCTCCCCCGCGCAACCTTCGCGCAACCTCCCCCGCCCTAGCCTCCTCCCCCAGCGCCCGCCGCACCGAAGCGGCGGGCACCGCGCCGAGCGCACGATTTGGGAGGCCGCCCCATGGCACGCTACGCCAGCCCGGGTTCCGCCGATGCCGTCATGAGCTACCGGAGCCGCTACGACCACTGGATCGGCGGCGAGTTCGTGGCACCCGCCCAGGGCCGGTACTTCGAGAACCCGACCCCGGTCAACGGGCAGCCGTTCACCGAGATCGCCCGCGGCACCGCCGAGGACGTCGAGCGCGCGCTGGACGCCGCCCACGCGGCGGCGCCCGGGTGGGCCCGCACCCCGGCCGCCGAGCGCGCCGCCGTCCTCAACAGGATCGCCGACCGGATGGAGCAGCACCTGGAGGAGCTGGCGGTCGCCGAGAGCTGGGAGAATGGCAAGCCGGTACGGGAGGCGCTGGCGGCCGACATCCCGCTCGCCATCGACCACTTCCGCTACTTCGCGGGCGCGGTGCGCGCCCAGGAAGGCACCCTCTCGGAGATCGACGCGGACACCGTCGCCTACCACTTCCACGAACCGCTGGGCGTCGTCGGCCAGATCATCCCCTGGAACTTCCCGATCCTGATGGCCACTTGGAAGCTGGCCCCGGCGCTGGCGGCGGGCAACGCGGTGGTCCTCAAGCCGGCCGAGCAGACCCCCGCCTCGGTGCACTTCCTCATGAGCCTGATCGCCGACCTGCTGCCACCCGGCGTCGTCAACATCGTCAACGGCTTCGGTGTGGAGGCGGGCAAACCGCTGGCCTCCAGCCCGCGGGTGGCGAAGATCGCCTTCACCGGCGAGACCACCACCGGCCGGCTGATCATGCAGTACGCGTCGGAGCATCTGCGCCCGGTGACACTGGAGTTGGGCGGCAAGAGCCCCAACATCTTCTTCGACGACGTCTCCGCCGCGGCGGACGACTTCCACGACAAGGCCCTCGAAGGCTTCACCATGTTCGCCCTCAACCAGGGCGAGGTGTGCACCTGCCCGTCCCGCGCGCTGATCCAGCGCGGGCACTACGCGGACTTCCTGGCGGCCGGCGTGGCCCGCACCGAGAAGATCGTCCAGGGCCACCCCCTCGACACCGACACCATGATCGGCGCGCAGGCGTCCAACGACCAACTGGAGAAGATCCTCTCCTACTTCGACATCGGCCAGAAGGAGGGCGCCAAGGTCCTGACCGGCGGCACCCGCGCCGAGTTGGGCGGGGAACTGGAGGGCGGCTACTACGTCCGCCCGACCGTCTTCGAGGGCAACAACGACATGCGGATCTTCCAGGAGGAGATCTTCGGCCCGGTGGTGGCGGTGGCACCGTTCAGCGACTTCGACGACGCGATCGGCATCGCCAACGACACGCTGTACGGGCTGGGCGCGGGCGTCTGGACCCGGGACGGCTCCACCGCCTACCGCGCCGGCCGCGCCATCCAGGCCGGCCGCGTGTGGACCAACTGCTACCACGCCTACCCGGCCCACGCGGCCTTCGGCGGCTACAAGCAGTCCGGTATCGGCCGCGAGACCCACAAGATGATGCTGGACCACTACCAGCAGACCAAGAACCTCCTCGTCTCCTACTCGCCGAAGAAGCTCGGGTTCTTCTAAAGGCTCCGGATAGAGGCCCCGGAAAGGGCGCCTGGCCACGGGTGCCGGGCCGCGGTGAATCCGTTTCACGGCTCCTCGCGTATACGTGATTGATGGATGGTCGGGGGGCGTGAGGAAGGGGCGAGCATGGGAGTTCTCGCAGACCTGACCCCTGCGCTGGGCCGTGGCCGTCACGACCGTGGGACGTCGGGCGGGCGCCGGGGCAGAGGCGGACATGACCACGACCGGGATCGGCGCGAGGGTCGGCACCACGACCGGGACTTCGACCGGGACTTCGACCGCGACTTCGACCACGAAAGGGGCCGTGGAGAGGGGTTCGAAGGGAGGTACTGAGCACTCGTTCTGTCTGTGCGCGGCCGGGCTTCCCGCCCGGCCGCACCAGTCCGTGAGGCGACATGAGCGACACACGGCCGTACGCGCCCTCCCACGGGGACGCCCCGGGCGACGGCGCGGGCGGGGCCAAGACGCCCACTTCCGCGGCGAGTCGCGTGACGCGGGCGGTGCGGCGGTTGCTGTCCGTCGCCGAGGGCCCCGCTGGAGCAGACGGAATCGTCGAGGCCGCGCCGCCGGTGGCCCTGCGCGACATCTTCCGGCGCTTCTGGCCGTACACGCGCGGCGGCCGGCGCTGGCTCGTGGTGATACTGGCCTTCGTCGTGCTGGGGCCGGTCGTCGACGCGGCCGAGATCTGGCTCTTCAAGATCGTCATCGACGACATGCTGGTCCCACGCAACCTGCGCCTCTTCGTGCCGATCGCCCTCGCGTATCTGGGGTTCACGTTCTTCGCCGGAGTCCTCGCCTTCGCCGACGACGTGACCTCCACGTGGGTCGGCGAACGGTTCCTGCTGGCCCTGCGGTCGGATCTGTTCCGCCACGTCGAAGGGCTCTCCCTCGGTTTCTTCGAGCGGCGGCGGCTCGGCGACGTGCTCTCCCGGGTGACCGGTGACGTCGACGCGGTCGAGACGTTCCTGCTCTCCGGGATCGTGAACGCGATCGCACAGGTCGTGCGACTGGGCGTCTTCCTCGGCGTGCTGTGCTACCTGCGGTGGGACCTGACGCTGCTCGCCCTCGTCATCGCGCCCCTTTTCTGGTTCACCGCCCGGCGCTTCTCCCGGCGGGTGAGGGCCGCGTCGCGGGAGCGGCGGCGCCGCAGCGGCTCGATCAGCGCGATCACCGAAGAGGCGCTGGGCAACATCGCCCTCGTCCAGGCGTACAACCGGCAACGGTGGGAGCACGGCAGGTTCGAGCGCGAGAACCTCGGCAGGTTCCGGGCCGCCATGGCCTCCGCCCGTATCGGTGCCGTGTACACCACGGTCGTCGACGTCATCGAGCTGACCGGCGCGCTGCTGGTGATGGGTCTGGGCACCTGGGAACTGGCCCGCGGCCACCTCACCCTGGGCGGCCTGATGGTCTTCCTCACCCTGCTGAGCAGGCTCTACGGCCCGATCCGCGGCATCTCCGGTCTCGGCAACACCTTCTACTCGGCATCCGCCGCGGCAGAGCGGATCATCGAGCTGCTCGACCAGCGACCCCAGGTCGTCCAGGCGGCGACCCCGCGGAAGCTCGGCCGTACCCGCGGTGAGATCGCGTTCGACGACGTGTCCTTCCGCTACCCCGGGACCGCCCGGCCGGCCCTGACGGATGTCTCGTTCGGCGTGGGACCCGGCGAGACACTGGCACTCGTGGGGGCCAGTGGTGCCGGCAAGTCGACCGCCGCCAAGCTGCTGCTGCGCTTCTACGACCCGGACCGGGGAGC
This window encodes:
- a CDS encoding ABC transporter ATP-binding protein, which encodes MSDTRPYAPSHGDAPGDGAGGAKTPTSAASRVTRAVRRLLSVAEGPAGADGIVEAAPPVALRDIFRRFWPYTRGGRRWLVVILAFVVLGPVVDAAEIWLFKIVIDDMLVPRNLRLFVPIALAYLGFTFFAGVLAFADDVTSTWVGERFLLALRSDLFRHVEGLSLGFFERRRLGDVLSRVTGDVDAVETFLLSGIVNAIAQVVRLGVFLGVLCYLRWDLTLLALVIAPLFWFTARRFSRRVRAASRERRRRSGSISAITEEALGNIALVQAYNRQRWEHGRFERENLGRFRAAMASARIGAVYTTVVDVIELTGALLVMGLGTWELARGHLTLGGLMVFLTLLSRLYGPIRGISGLGNTFYSASAAAERIIELLDQRPQVVQAATPRKLGRTRGEIAFDDVSFRYPGTARPALTDVSFGVGPGETLALVGASGAGKSTAAKLLLRFYDPDRGAVRLDGHDLRELCLDDLRDNVAMLLQETLVFHGTVRDNIAYGRPGASDEEIVAAARAADAHDFVSRLPEGYDTVVGQRGRLLSGGQRQRLAIARAVIRDAPVLVLDEPTTGLDAESGRHILQPLRRLMSGRTTVLISHNLLTVRAATQIVLLQHGRVADRGTHDQLLTRSAAYARLYRLHGTGGTSRVEVLP
- the exaC gene encoding acetaldehyde dehydrogenase ExaC, translated to MARYASPGSADAVMSYRSRYDHWIGGEFVAPAQGRYFENPTPVNGQPFTEIARGTAEDVERALDAAHAAAPGWARTPAAERAAVLNRIADRMEQHLEELAVAESWENGKPVREALAADIPLAIDHFRYFAGAVRAQEGTLSEIDADTVAYHFHEPLGVVGQIIPWNFPILMATWKLAPALAAGNAVVLKPAEQTPASVHFLMSLIADLLPPGVVNIVNGFGVEAGKPLASSPRVAKIAFTGETTTGRLIMQYASEHLRPVTLELGGKSPNIFFDDVSAAADDFHDKALEGFTMFALNQGEVCTCPSRALIQRGHYADFLAAGVARTEKIVQGHPLDTDTMIGAQASNDQLEKILSYFDIGQKEGAKVLTGGTRAELGGELEGGYYVRPTVFEGNNDMRIFQEEIFGPVVAVAPFSDFDDAIGIANDTLYGLGAGVWTRDGSTAYRAGRAIQAGRVWTNCYHAYPAHAAFGGYKQSGIGRETHKMMLDHYQQTKNLLVSYSPKKLGFF